The nucleotide sequence TCGCTTGCATTGAAGTTCTTTAGGCTGGGCAAGAACTCTTTCCTTTTGTAACTATGGATTTTggactgttttgttttctttagtccTATTAACCTGCCTTGTTGTAAAACTGGACTTCCAGGGAGAGAACCTGGGCCTAGCTACTCTAACTGGGTGAACATTTAGAAATGCTTGTCTCCCATCTCTGGGCCCCACTTCAATGCCTTTCCATGTCCTCATTCAGCCTCATTCACCCCAACTACAGTTTGTGACAAGTACTACAAGTTCCCACTCAAAATTTCTGTCAGCTATTGAATTATTGGGACCAGCCGCTAAAAATTACTCTTTGATTCCTGGAATTAGCAACATAGACAAATGTTGGAGGCACAGTAGTAAGCAGAGCATCACACGGAGACAAAGAATAGGTGGCAAGGAGGGTACATGGCACGAGAACTTAACTTTGAGCTCTTCACAAAAAATCTCAAGACGATCCAATAATCTGGTGGGAAAATGTGGACGGGCAGTTCTGcttccttatttttcctttgctcttctGCCTTTTAGAAAAGTAGACCACATGCATGTGTAGGTTTGCCCCCATATactatctttttgtgtgtgtgtatttaaaccATCCTAACAGAGAATAGGAAggagattttaaagaaaacttaacCAATGTGAATTAATCAGAGTAGAGAAAGGTGATCTGTTGCCTATTGATTGAATTAACTCAAGCAAAGCACTGTGAGTAACCAACTGGCAGGTTGTTTACAAACATTCATCAACactgttttagtttccttattCATCTGATTGGTTATAAATCATGGTATCACAAAGCTGGAAAGGAACCTCCCAAGCTGCTGTCTAATCCTACCTAAGCCACCCATATTTGCTAAACAAATCTGGCCATACTTGTTCTTCTCTATCCAAAGGGCAATTATGAGGTTAACATGCTTATATAGTCTTTCTGGACACTATTTTCTCACTACACTACGTTGGTTGTGTTAACATGGTCTTTATCAGTGCTTGGTCTGCTGGGTGGAAAAAAGACTTCCTTCTGAGCCTACTTACCTCGGTTGTCATCCTCATTGTCTTCCCAGGGCTCTTCATTTGCTAGCAATGGGTTCTGCGACTCATTCATAGACCTCATAGGGAAGGAGTGTCCATCACCAGGGCTGGTGGGGAAAGGAAGACAGTGAGCTCTTGCAGCTGACATAGACTTTTTATGAAGGTAATAATCCTATTGGGAATATGGAGGGGGCTCTTAGCAAGATTTTAAACCATTTAACTTATTGGTTAAAGCCATGGTGGAATAGGCTCTCACAATAGCATCATTTAGTTGCTGTATTgctctcaatttctttttttttttttttggtgaagaagattattgctgagctaacatctgttgccagtcttcctccatttttgtgtgtgggactccaccacagcatggcttgatgagcagtgtgtaggtctgtgcctgggatctgaacctgtaaaccccgggctgctgaagtggagtatgagaacttaaccactgtgccagcaggATGGCTCCTCAATTTATCTTGTTTGTTTGTCTGCATCAGACaaaaactgtttttgtttgtaAGCACCTTCTTAACTTGCTCCCCACAATGCCCATTATGGTAATATGCACACATAGCAAGCttcataaatatcttttaatgAAGATGATTCCAATTTATATCTCATTATCTTAATGATTTGGTtctaaattttcaagaaaaattagcAGATTCAAAATCAATGAATAAAGTGGAGATAAGCTGCTGTGAACTGGCTTGTATGGCAGAAAGGTTATTACAAGCTGGAGGAAAGAGCCAGAGTGAGGCATCTCTAAGAGTATAGATTCTGGGGGAAATTATCCGTATGTGGGATCCACTTTGAGGATATCTATGGTAACTTAGGGCCACCACCCTGGTTAATCTCTGGTCACTAACAGATGGAATGCACTGGAGGAAACTGAGCTGGCCCTGCCTAGAGTGGGTTACAGTTTGAATATTTGAGTCTGTATATCTCTGAATGCATTCCAAATTTACATCTGAGTGACTTTTGGATTATTCATTCAATATTACCTATGCCTTTTCTCCTGTTCACAAATGTGGTTAATTGAAAATTGACAGATTTTGTTGATAGTTCTCTACAGAGGATGTAAGTCTACTGATTAGTAAGTAAATGGgctttgatttttgcttttgttccttaTTCCAGAGAAGACTCATCTTAGACCCCCCTTTGATGTAATCATagtgtatgtgtatttgtgtgtgtacatgtgtgagtGGGGTGTAAATAATTGCTGGTAACAGTTATTAATCAATATTTCCTGCAGACACAGTTTTGTCCTGTGATTTATAGCCAGGATAGTAGGATATACCACAACTCTTATATATATGAGCCTGTAAAACACTAACTGGTGTAGAGGAAGTACCAGGGCCATGAGTGAAGGGGACgagaaaatttttcttaattatcaCCCTACTCCAACAAAGTTTCCTCagttaaatgaacaaatggatgtgTCCCTGTCTGAGGAATGGATCTAAAGGGGGCTGCAAGAAGCCTCCAAAGAAGCTTTGCTCCAGAGCTAGTTTAGTTGATGGCAGCTCAATCTGGTTCATGAAGTCACTCAGAGGACACAAGCTCATCTCTTCTTCACTGCTTTCCTTTCACTCCGATTGCAGTTCTAAGAATTACCTACAATCTCTAAATGAATCTTTTTTGTTCttgcttttagttttaattttttcttcataaaagtAATATAAGCATTTGACCCCAAAGTATGAAAAATGgaggcaagaaaaataatttctaagactATTGCCGTTACTACTTATAGCATATTTGGGGTATATTTTccctctgttgtttttcttctgtgtgtatttgtacatatttttaatcACAGTGCACATACCATTTTGAATTCtacatttttcacttaaaatatagTAAGCATGTCCCCTTATTGAGACATAGTCTTTATAACCATTACTTTTGACTACATGATATTCCATCcagtggagatatatatatatacacatgcacgcacacatatatatatatatgtgtgtgtgtgtgtatacagtcCTATATTGTTGGATGTTTAAGTTGTTTCCTAATTCTTGGCTggaaataatgctgtgatgaacatctttgtacCTAGTTTGTCTCTGTCTTTAGGATAgactcccagaaatggaattactgAGACAATGGATACATAGATTCTCATAGTTTTGGATACACATTACCAAATTCATTTATAAAAGAGTGGTACCAGTTTACAGTGCCACAACAAAGCATGAGAATGCCAACTTTATTATACTCTCTCCTCCTGATTTGTCTTTATTAACctagaaatgaaatatttggggattaGAATTTTACATTGAACTGATACCTACTGCATACTACCGTCAACATTGAATTTGCTACTTCAAGGCATGGTCCAGCATCACCTTCTTTCATTGGTAATAATTACCTACCTCGACCCAATAGGTATTAACCAGAACTTCTTGTTATCTCCAAACACCTGCTGGATATTTTTGATGAAGCCAAGGTTGAACCCATTTTTCTCTGGGCCACTTGTAAACACTGGAGTACAGAAGGCCTCTGTGGCAGGGTAGGGGAgttgaagaaaagaggaagaaagcaatAAAGGAACAAATTTCAGGACCACCATGATTTTACAGTTCTCCATGAATGTGACTTGCTTCTATAGTATCTTTTTGCTGTGAGAGCATAGGCTCCTCATTTTTAGTTATTGCTAAATTACTTGGCAAAAATCAGTTTAATCACTTAATACAAAGTAGGTTTGCTATTACATACAAAGAATCaataccttcttttttttaacagcttattCTTCCTGCCACTCTCTTCTAACCTTCAATCCAcctgctcctttcttttttttaaagattggcacctgaactaacaactgttgccaatcttcttttttttctgctttttctccccaaatccccctagtacatagttgtatattttagttgtgggtccttctagttgtggcatgtgggacgctgcctcagcatggcctgacgagcggtgccatgtccgtgcctaggatctgaaccagtaaaacgctgggctgccgaaccagagcgtgtgaacttaaccactcggccacggggccagcccccaataccctctttttttaaaaaaaaagtcagaagaaaCACATGATGTAGAAATAATTAAGCAGCCATGGGGGTAGTATTTTGTACTGCTGCATGTaaggaatgaaagaacaaatttaCACAGCAATTTGTTTGAATCAAAGTGGCAACAACAGCCAAATGGTCTCCATCTTTAGAGCTGGGACCAAAGTAATGACACATAAAGAGATGGTAATGACATTGATTTCGTTTtgaaacatttcagaaatgaagatgtTCACACTGAAGACTGCAATGTAAGAAACTGAGTTTTActccagaaaaaaatgttaatgggTGAACTATAATCACCTCAAAGACTATGAAGAATTGGACCATGTTACTAGTGCACGTTATTTTTGGACACACATCCCATTGAGCAAACACTTTCACTATTGGACTCTGGCTGCATGTGGCCATTTCccacttgttctttgttttcagaTTCTGTTATCATGAAGCTTTTGGTACTTTTCTACTTTGCAGCTGACCTCAAAGCCAAATGTGCTAATCTACCATGCTAGCATCTAAGTGCTACGTATATATTTGGTTTAGAAAATGAGTGCAAATACTTTCTTAGCTGTTAGCATTATTAGCAAAAGAGTTCCAAAAGCATAGAGGCTTTTGCACTAAACTTTCCTCAAATCTATCCTAGCTAAACATTAGACACTTTCTCCTCATTCCTCATGCATTGATTtgtatacaatgtaaatgtttgtttcagcatacatgaaaaaaattgttGTACTGGAATTCATCAAAAATATAGTTCTCCAAATAACAGCCCAGAGTCTAAAGGACggaaaaaaatgttcatttcttgTACTCATTTTCTAGAGACTCACTTGTGCAAAGTGCATATCTCATTCCCACAGTCTCTACACAGCTTCTTGATGACTGTAGATATTTAATGATTTGTTGATTTGGATTCTTTCCCAGGACTCTGTCTTTGGATGTACTCAGTAAATTAGATTCTTCTGTCTTTATTGACCTTCATCTCTCCCTTTTGATGTTTCCTTCTgcactgattctttccttcacTTCCTCAGGTGAACAACTTTTAGAAATTTTCTGAGCTGTAAATCTAGGGCGCTATTACCCAATACGAACTATAAAGAACAATGGTCATTTTTGGTTTTGTGTGAGGTTTCATTCACTAATGCTTTCTTTAGTCTGTAAGCTTTATTCATTATGGCTCTCTAGTTTGGTAAAATGTGTTTACATCTGTCTCAGTTTGGACGCAAAGAGATGTCACTGCAGCTAAAGTGCTTCACTGCAAGTTCTTCTCTGCCTTAGGAACAATCCACAGGTCACTGTCATATACATCAGTATGTTTTTTTCCTAGTCTTAATATCCAGTCTTACCTAAagtggttttgtttctgctgaCAAGCCAACAATGGTAACCAAAGAGAATCACAAGGCTGACAAAAAACATGCAGGccacaaagaggagaaagaggacatGGAACTTAGAGCGAACACTGGGCAATTCCccctagaaaagaaataaatagaaacaaagaattaAATTGGTAAGGTTTGGCTAGTTTTTCCATATAGGTTAGTACTTTTTTCATACGTATAAAATATCTAGGCgcaatttaaaaacaagattttgtaaaatttttacaAGACAGTTCTTTTTACTGATGACCATACCTCATTATGGATATGCTTTCAACATACAAATCCTAAAATGGATCCTTGTTTAAGCACAAATCAgtgtaaaataaaagtatataatgTACTAGTTATAAAAGGGTAATGTGAAAAGGGTATACTCAAGCTGTAATTGGTATGCAACCTCTTATAGCTTTTACGCCACTTTGTCTGCAAATTATGAATCATTGGCTAGAGGCGATCTTGAGGTCATATGGTTCATCCTCTTGTCTCAAAGTGCTTTATTCTGGAATACTTTACATGTCATGTTTTCTTGGACATATGTGTGTTGAAAATGTCATGATGATATATGTAGGAAGTTAAAACACatagatagaattttaaaatgttctaccTATAAGTCATGACCTGATTTTAAAGCTACTGCATATTTTGTGTAGTTGTTTTTCACAGCTGAAGTAGAATGTGCTGGTGTATTACATCCTGTGGAAGAGCTGTTCAGATAGTAAAGTCAGGCAGGATTTGACAGGCAACTGTAGAAGTAGGTAGCTAAAGATTTTTATAGTTAGCTAGGACATCTTATTTTCCATGTGgtgccagctttttttttttttttttacatgtagaACCTAGATCAGaatgaattttctaaatttttatagcATGCACAGCATGTAACATTTTGTCTTTTGAAGAGAAccttagaaaacattttcaattttggAGTGAGCAGTTGGGAGAAtgacttttctttatttcctcctttcctgtgtTGATCATTATTTTGGGGTGCTAAAttgctttgaaatatttccaaGTCCTCTTGAGTAATAAAGCTAAAGGTGATTCTTGAAGTGGACCTTAACGTTAGGATCTGGTTCTACTCCAGTTTGCAAGGAGAAAGTTAAGGCTTAGAAACACTTGGCAAATTCAGATAGtacatattattttcttctcttagaggttttcattcattttgatgtAAGGAAATACTGGGAATCTTCCAGAGTGTATATATTTGAAGGTATGAAGATAAGGGGGAGTAAGCCAGTCAGATGCTTTCGGCTAAGGGATAGCTTGGGTGAAATTTGCATGGGGGCAGGGCACCCCAGGAATAGCTACCCTACGGACTTCAACCTTCAGGAACTTTTATCTGAAGCTCCCTTTTAAAATGATCCCTCTATAAAATCTTGGCCTAAGCACTCAAACTGAATTTGACtgctttttgatttgttttgttttgaatttataGGAAACTGTATATATCACTTTGAGGTGGTTTTTGCCTGGCTGGGTTCTTGCTTTCATAATCTCTACTTTTTGAGTCTGTTTTTTTCACAGCTTTTAAAGcttacatttattttacttcttatcTTTCATGTTTAAATGGGCAACAGGAAATGGCTAGGCAAGAGAAACTGATGTAAGTCAGTTCACACCCTGGTTAGCTGAGCTGGCAGTCTTTCCTTCCCCTAATTACTCTTACAGAACTCTCTTCCATCTGCCAAAGCATATCTACTGTGTTGTCCTTTGATAAAGTCCTTAatatttaagctttttttttttttgttagaagAGGATGACAGCTCTCTGTTCAAAATTACCTTCTCAGGAGATAACCAAGCTAAATTACTCAATGCAATAACCACCAGAAACAGTTCAGGGAATACTGGTAGAATACTACTATTATCTTGGTTCTAAAATAATTCATAGCCTCTGTGAGGAGATTCATGGCCCAGTGTGGGAGGTgtctattactatttttttcctaaggCAAAGATCAGTTTCCTATCCAAGTAGCCACTCTTTAAGTTAATATTGAGAGAAGAGACACGATCTGATGGTCTTCTGAATTCCTTATTCCAAAGGAGCTGGAGCTTCTCCATAGTAGGACCTTAATGAGCGGTAGGATATGGCTCAGTGTTTAAGATCACTGGACTTAGGGTCAGACAGGTTCAAGTCCTGACTTTGAAACTTACAAGCTAAGTgatcctgagcaagtcacttaaccactATGAGCCTCAGTTCTATCGTCTTTAAATGAGACTAATAATTCCTGCTTTGTCGTCTTCACAAGGTTATAGTGAGGATAAGATGGGATAATAGATatgaaagtgttttgaaaatggTACAGTACTATACAAACGGAGGTTACTGTTCTTAGGAGCACAGTCTCTTTGATACGTGGCTTTTAACATACATGGCAGTGTTAACTCTTCATTTTAAGAGGAGACTCAATTTAAACTGAGAAAGCCATTCCTAAACCACACCAAAGTGCTCTCTGGCTGGAGAGACTGTGAAGAAGCATTTCTCTGAACTGTCAATGCCCTTTTCATTATGAGGGCAAGCCAAGACAGGTTTCCTTGCCTCTCATCTGTCAGGCATGAGCTAGTCTATCGTGGAGAAAAAATGAGGGAATAGGAAAAGGACTAGGCTATGTTCACCCCTGATATTTCTTGCGAATACTGGAATGTTTTTGGTGATTAATTCATGTTCAAATATTATCTTTCAAGAGTAAAAACAGCAGATAGTACCTGGCCACCTGGCTGGCATTGTGGTATTTGACTATTGGCCAACTAGGAGGGCCAAAGGCAAAATGTGTGAAATGCAACATCGTTTACTCTGTTATGAGAGTAAAGGATGGTTCTTAAACAGCAGTCTACTGTGTTAAGGACCAAGTAAGGTCTGTAGTGAAGACCCAGGCTGACACTTTCTCTGCTGAATTGGATGCAGTAGAGTTTCTTTACCTTCAGGATAGTAGCTCAGCGTGTGAATGCAATGCCAAACAGGTCATAGAAACCTGAGCAATAGATAAAAGATCCTGTGCTGTGGAAAGTGGCCAAAGAAAAGACACTAACATGGTGAAGCATTttgtatttggggaaaatttaTGAGAAAACTTCATTTCTGCTTATACTTTTGTATCTTTGAGTTGAAGATTTTGATATCCATTATATAATTCCTGATTCTTAACGTTATTAAATATCTGAATTGATTAAGCAAGTTGAAGGGAGAATGGAAAGCACAAATCATTATAAATTTCTACACTATATTTTCTACACTAGTAGGGATCAAAGCactaattaataatttaaatattctcaGCTATTTAGTTCCTCACTGCCTTGTCTCTCCTTTtttcaccagtttattataaTCTATAGTCTGGTCACAGGATTCACATTTTCTCCCTACTGCTTTACCTCTCCACCTGAGGTGAGATATTCCTCTTGTGCAATTCCTAAAGCAATTATTAGTAGCTCTGCTCGCATCCCTCTTTTGCTATTCAGGTTCAGTTTGGGCAACACTCATCATGGAAGGTTATGATGTCTTAGCAACTGTATTGAAGCTGTGGGGAAGGGATGTCTTCTGGAGTCCATTggcgttaaaaaaaaaaatgtcactaTACTTTGCCAGACCCTGTACACATATGCAAACTGAAAATCtgccttcaattcttttggaaataGGTGGGGTAAGATTGATATCTTCAAATAGAAGAAAGATGAAAGTAGGAATTTTTTTGGATTTCATTATAATTATTGGAATCACATTTTGAAAGGTAAAATACCTTCAACATCTATGTCATTTGCTCTTAGCAATGAGCCAGTGAGGCAGGTAACAGAGCTAGTATTAGAACTTAGTTCTCCTAATTCCCAACCCGGTGTTTGTTATACAAAGTTCAAATACGACTCCCCATTTCATTTTGGTCACATGTGAAGATGAGTCAATGAATCTTTCTGTTCTATAGGAATTTTGCAACTCTCCTTTGAACAGggaattagaaagtattttctaACAATGAGGGAGTACTTTGTTAGCCTTTTTCTTAGGAAACTAGGGATTTAGAATTagtttcaacattttttaaatctataattgGTAAgaagtggatttttaaaacttgacTAGAGAAGTACATTGTAAAGAATCAGTAAGAGTCAAGAGGTTAAGTTCCTGAAGGCCTTAGCAAGATTCTCATATATGATAGAAATTTGTTTAACTGGAATCTTTAAATAATAGTCTTCTAAGTCTCAGAATACTTAACACAGGTAACTTTTGGTGCTTTCCCTTCTGGTTACTTCAGTATTAgctatttcaaaatgtaaaaaaaagagaaaataaacaatgtcACAGACTGGAGTAGGCATGTGTTGGCTCTGGGGGGAACCTTCAGGATTTTTTAACTTACTCTCCAGTATTTGATGAAATAGCTGAAGACTGTTGTAGCAATGTACAGGCAGTAAAGAACAGAATAAGCTAAGAACTGAAGGAAGAATTTGTAGTTGGAAAATCCAATGCAGTTGTTaaccctaaaaaaaaagaaaaaagaaaaactaatttgaAATCAGGACCCACTGATTGAGAATATACTGATACTTAAGTGAACTAAGCAATGGAAGTATGTTACTCCTGCTGCTTCATTATGTGTTCTGTAGAAACTCAACAGAAACAGAAGTCCCTTAATAGGAACAGACTGGTAAAACAAGTTCACGTctcacttatttcttctttcatttataggCACAGAGACACCTGGCCTACCTAATAGTTCTGGAGTTGTTCCTGACACACCCAAGCAAAACTGGATCTTTGATGCTGAAAACATATTACAATCTCAGTACACTTAGTACACTTAGTACCGTGTGACATGTGCTCTTTGTAGTTAGATGGTTTAAGACTGGTCTAGGTCAGACAAACAAAATTTGGAGAAGACTTGCTGAGGTTAACAATCTagaatatttcaaacataaataCAGCTAAGGATAGAGCTGAATTGTATAATATCAAAGAGGAGAGCCATTTGCGCTCTATTCCATTACTATGCCCAATTACTAAAGCTAATGGACAAGAGACTATTGGCTTTGTGACCCTGAGAATACATTACCATAGCTTTGGTGGCATATTTATTCTTGCTTTAAAATGTTATGCCTCCTCTTTCCCCATACAAATACAAAGCCCAGTGAATTATGGTAGCAGAAATAGGCATGTTACAACTATGCTTAGGAAACTAGGCATACTAAAGAACTTTGACCCTTTTAGAGGAGAGAAATGAATCAAAAGGACATACCAAGGGCAATGATGGTCCATTTTTAATACGCACctacaaaaggaacaaaatacaaTATAAGTGGGGCTATGGGAATGAAGCAACACCTCATAATTGAACTAAAGGTCTCAACAATATTTTTACATGGTACCAGTCCACTCATTCCTAGATTTCCACTATAGCTACTCCAAAACTATTGCGTCCTTAGTTATTCCTAGGATGAGCCAATCACAACACTTTATAGGATCATGCTGGCAGCAAGTTACATGCCTAGAAGTCCAACCTTTAAAGGGATTGGGATCCCTAGGATATTGATACAGAGAAAAAATCCAAGATATCGCCCCTCATTTTTCTCAATACTCAGTTTAATAAACATACGGAAGAAAACATATGGCTACAGCCTGTGTTTCAATCAAGGGTAAGAGAAATATGGGTGGAGCAAGCACCCAACAAGAAGGACATAAAGATTGTATTTATTAACACAAAAATAGAGTGTTACAAATCTGGAGCAATTTGAGTATCAAAATAAAGTACTATTGAGCTataacccaaaatataaaatgattatcCACGTCTAcatactgacataaataaataaacaaatgagggaAAAGACACgaatctcccatgcagaagaattccaaataatttacgtAGATACTCTGGCTTCAAGGAACTGGAGTATAACTTCTCATTCCTTTAGCGGgggctgcacatagtgacttccttccaaagagtgcAGTATGGAAGTGGGAAGAGGgtaactttacaatggagaaatatgacaaacactacctcagccagatgatCAAGATTAACATCACAATGAAAAGTCATGTTTATGGTATATACCCTT is from Equus asinus isolate D_3611 breed Donkey chromosome X, EquAss-T2T_v2, whole genome shotgun sequence and encodes:
- the ZDHHC15 gene encoding palmitoyltransferase ZDHHC15, yielding MRRGWKMALSGGLRCCRRVLSWVPVLVIVLVVLWSYYAYVFELCLVTVLSPAEKVIYLIFYHAIFVFFTWTYWKSIFTLPQQPNQKFHLSCTDKERYENEERPEVQKQMLVDMAKKLPVYTRTGSGAVRFCDRCHLIKPDRCHHCSVCAVCVLKMDHHCPWVNNCIGFSNYKFFLQFLAYSVLYCLYIATTVFSYFIKYWRGELPSVRSKFHVLFLLFVACMFFVSLVILFGYHCWLVSRNKTTLEAFCTPVFTSGPEKNGFNLGFIKNIQQVFGDNKKFWLIPIGSSPGDGHSFPMRSMNESQNPLLANEEPWEDNEDDNRDYPEGSSSLAVETET